A window from Cryobacterium sp. SO1 encodes these proteins:
- a CDS encoding DMT family transporter gives MPVPLMPTEVTDTMAQFLDPVARKNLGIAVALAGTVFLALGAQLQHRGVGKASRMRPGDQQKMSLGQLLALLRRPSWLLGTLLLGFAILLQLTSLGLAPLLVVQPLGVAALVLSTVVDSRLAHTRLDGTVLRSVALSVGGIVIFVSIAAVYATDRPIQPPQVVIILILLGAVLIACGLIFTLLHARLTAVAYVLGAGVLYAFVATLAKLTITQLVAGDLSLLTLLCVGGVLTAAIVGGVFVQVAYSTGPPNLVIAGLTVVDPLVAVGIGIVVLGEASEAPLYALIAFVIAGAIAAYGVLGLSRHRPESTLAIASESTPETRRPPRQRR, from the coding sequence GTGCCCGTCCCCCTTATGCCCACCGAAGTCACCGATACGATGGCGCAGTTTCTCGACCCGGTCGCCCGCAAGAACCTCGGCATCGCCGTCGCTCTGGCGGGCACCGTCTTCCTGGCCCTGGGCGCGCAGCTGCAACACCGCGGGGTGGGCAAGGCCTCCAGGATGCGCCCCGGCGACCAGCAGAAGATGAGCCTCGGCCAGCTGCTGGCCCTGCTGCGGCGGCCGTCCTGGTTGCTCGGCACCCTGCTGCTCGGCTTCGCCATCCTGCTGCAGCTGACCAGCCTCGGCCTGGCCCCGCTGCTCGTCGTGCAGCCGCTCGGCGTGGCGGCACTGGTGCTGTCCACCGTGGTGGATTCCCGGCTCGCGCACACCCGGCTGGACGGTACCGTGTTGCGCTCGGTGGCCCTGTCGGTGGGCGGCATCGTGATCTTCGTCTCCATCGCCGCCGTGTACGCCACCGACCGGCCCATCCAGCCGCCGCAGGTGGTGATCATCCTGATCCTGCTCGGTGCTGTGCTGATCGCCTGCGGGCTCATTTTCACGCTGCTGCACGCCCGCCTCACCGCCGTGGCCTACGTTCTCGGCGCCGGCGTGCTTTACGCCTTCGTCGCCACCCTGGCCAAGCTCACCATCACCCAGTTGGTGGCCGGTGACCTGTCGCTGCTCACTCTGCTCTGTGTGGGCGGCGTGCTCACCGCCGCGATCGTGGGCGGCGTGTTCGTGCAGGTGGCGTACTCCACGGGTCCGCCCAACCTCGTGATCGCCGGACTGACGGTGGTGGACCCCCTGGTAGCGGTCGGCATCGGCATCGTCGTACTCGGTGAGGCGTCGGAGGCCCCGCTCTACGCCCTGATCGCATTCGTCATCGCCGGCGCCATCGCCGCCTACGGTGTCCTGGGGCTCTCCAGGCACCGGCCGGAGTCCACGCTGGCAATCGCCTCCGAAAGCACGCCCGAAACACGGAGGCCGCCCAGACAACGTCGGTAG
- a CDS encoding metal-sensitive transcriptional regulator, translated as MTTADHPADQTADHTHDGPHGYISNKDDYLKRLRRIEGQARGLQGMVTDDKYCIDILTQVSAMTSALQSVALGLLNDHLSHCVVDAVAVGGDEAELKLKEAGDAIARLVRS; from the coding sequence ATGACGACCGCAGACCACCCCGCCGACCAGACCGCAGACCACACGCACGACGGCCCGCACGGCTACATCTCCAACAAGGACGACTACCTCAAGCGCCTGCGCCGCATCGAGGGCCAGGCTCGCGGCCTGCAGGGTATGGTCACCGACGACAAGTACTGCATCGACATCCTCACCCAGGTCTCGGCCATGACCAGCGCCCTGCAGTCGGTGGCCCTTGGCCTGCTGAACGACCACCTCAGCCATTGCGTCGTCGACGCCGTCGCGGTCGGCGGCGACGAAGCCGAACTCAAGCTGAAGGAAGCCGGCGACGCGATCGCTCGGCTGGTGCGTTCCTAA
- a CDS encoding heavy-metal-associated domain-containing protein — protein MAPISTDYLVTGMTCGHCVASVIEEVSLLPGVSAVTVDLVVGAASTVHVTSAAEPAQSDIRAAIDEAGYQLQDTTDGAAA, from the coding sequence ATGGCTCCCATCAGCACCGACTACCTCGTCACCGGAATGACCTGCGGTCACTGCGTCGCCAGCGTCATCGAGGAGGTGTCCCTACTGCCGGGGGTCAGCGCCGTCACCGTGGACCTGGTCGTCGGCGCCGCCAGCACCGTGCACGTCACCAGCGCCGCCGAGCCCGCTCAGAGCGATATCCGGGCCGCCATCGACGAAGCCGGCTACCAGTTGCAGGACACCACCGACGGCGCCGCCGCGTGA